The segment TCGTCGAAGAACTTCGTGCTCAGGATGGACGTGCGTTCGTAGTCCCCGGCAGGTTGAAATTCGCCCGGACACGGGTGGCCGGCAGGCTCGGATTGGGACGACCAGGGTTCAAGAGATCATCGCAGCATCTCTTCTGGTTATCGCGAGCAGATCGGCAGCGGAGCAAATTGTCGGCCTCACGGGAAGGCTAATCACTTCTGCGAAGACAGCGCAAGAATTTCAGGATGTCGTGGGCCAGAGCGTCGGGTTGCTCCATGGCGGCGAAGTGGCCGCCTTTTTCCATGGGCGTCCACTGGCGGATGTCGGTGTATGTCCTGGCGGCCTGGGGTCGCGGTGGCCGCAGGATCTCTTTCGGGAATGCCGCGTAGCCGACGGGCACGTCAATCGTTCGGTCGCTCGGGATCGGCCACGGACCCTGTAGTCGGGCGACAT is part of the Gemmatimonadota bacterium genome and harbors:
- a CDS encoding epoxide hydrolase — protein: VARLQGPWPIPSDRTIDVPVGYAAFPKEILRPPRPQAARTYTDIRQWTPMEKGGHFAAMEQPDALAHDILKFLRCLRRSD